One genomic region from Cryptococcus gattii WM276 chromosome C, complete sequence encodes:
- a CDS encoding uncharacterized protein (Similar to TIGR gene model, INSD accession AAW42226.1), translating into MFTSQPLQLLFLGTATSTGLPLTPCLTLSTPYPQKWSNMVPLLQNRERLRSRSPSLASTASSSAYSSSTYDPEGEWPKNIPCACCRSAVDPDVPEGWKNKRGNTSVLLRKQTAEGDWKNVLVDVGKTFREQAMRFFPKWGVKTIDAVLLTHGHADAYFGLDDLREWCVRQGSAIPVYLNKETFRAVEETFPYMVDKTKVSGGGDVPQLIWKVIEDEGEFQVEGIDVRVFPVHHGIYFHSVLPPTNAEPVCDPPAKLEPEPLICLAFEFDASIIYMSDVSGIPQRTWDRLLQTSSKRQPILPTPVDSRGGEETPRGMPENQSISDLASLSISPRRPRHLERTRAHNVPVLIVDALWPTQAHTSHFSLAQALIVALRLRAASTYVIGSTHPTSHFMWEEICNSLTDRGGRDYEVRDHPDAAQAEWLVKKVWDKVFGEGEHEGLGERWIEEGGRVQPAWDGLVLEVGGEQGLERADLISKGLLI; encoded by the exons ATGTTCACATCGCAACCCCTCCAGCTCCTTTTCCTCGGAACAGCCACGTCCACAGGTCTGCCACTCACCCCCTGCCTCACTCTCTCCACCCCCTATCCCCAGAAATGGTCCAACATGGTCCCTCTCCTCCAAAACAGAGAGCGTTTACGCAGCCGCTCTCCTTCGCTCGCCTCAACAGCCAGTTCGTCCGCTTATTCTAGCTCAACTTATGATCCCGAAGGCGAATGGCCGAAGAACATTCCATGTGCATGTTGCCGTTCGGCGGTAGACCCTGATGTCCCCGAAGGTTGGAAAAATAAACGTGGAAATACAAGTGTCTTGCTGCGGAAGCAGACAGCAGAAGGAGACTGGAAGAATGTATTGGTAGACGTCGGTAAGACGTTCAGAGAACAGGCAATGAGGTTCTTCCCTAAATGGGGAGTGAAGACCATCGATGCCGTATTGCTTACCCATGGGC ATGCTGATGCCTATTTTGGACTCGATGATTTGAGAGAATGGTGTGTAAGACAAGGGAGCGCCATACCTGTATATCTCAACAAGGAAACGTTCCGCGCAGTAGAGGAAACATTTCCTTACATGGTTGATAAGACGAAAGTATCAGGTGGTGGTGATGT CCCCCAGCTAATCTGGAAGGTCATTGAGGACGAGGGCGAATTTCAAGTTGAAGGGATTGATGTCAGGGTCTTTCCAG TCCACCACGGAATTTATTTCCATTCTGTTCTACCGCCTACCAACGCCGAGCCTGTATGTGATCCTCCCGCCAAGCTCGAACCCGAGCCTCTGATCTGCCTGGCATTTGAATTTGATGCCTCTATCATCTACATGTCGGATGTCAGTGGGATCCCTCAACGTACATGGGACAGATTGTTGCAGACATCATCCAAAAGGCAGCCAATACTCCCCACTCCAGTCGATTCTCGCGGGGGAGAGGAAACTCCTAGAGGAATGCCTGAAAACCAGTCGATCAGTGACCTCGCCAgtctctccatctctcccCGCAGGCCCCGTCATCTCGAGCGGACCAGAGCTCATAACGTACCGGTGTTGATCGTTGATGCCCTTTGGCCGACGCAAGCGCATACCTCTCACTTTTCCCTCGCACAAGCTCTCATTGTGGCTTTGCGTCTCCGCGCTGCCAGTACTTACGTCATCGGCAGTACCCATCCGACATCACATTTTATGTGGGAAGAGATCTGCAATTCGCTGACTGATCGCGGTGGCCGTGACTATGAGGTCCGTGATCATCCTGATGCTGCCCAGGCTGAATGGCTTGTGAAAAAAGTATGGGACAAGGTGTTTGGTGAAGGTGAACATGAGGGGCTAGGCGAGCGATGGATagaggaaggagggagagTCCAACCTGCTTGGGATGGGCTGGTACTTGAAGTGGGAGGGGAGCAGGGACTGGAGAGGGCTGATTTGATTAGCAAGGGGCTTCTCATTTAG